From a single Candidatus Auribacterota bacterium genomic region:
- a CDS encoding helix-turn-helix transcriptional regulator, whose amino-acid sequence MNKSLNISVFKDALIRAGMNQSDLADKLNVSREAVSKWVQGGAFPQPDKLLRIGMLLKLSFEQLVTVASPTLVPIVTFRRKARTKTRDEHLDSARETGELLKQLVKYLPGQDLTQPPTLKNPINSYDYIQRVAADVRKEMGLMGKERIDFKDIIAKFDRLHAVIIPVLWGAREYHGNALNIHLPDSKTTWIFLNLDSNTVDFKFWMAHELGHSFAPTLSGEAGEDFADSFAQALLFPESHADKLHNVLQRIPGIGARIERVRSEAIKHVISPYTIRLALEGYEQARGIPKTKLGDLSPFMGSVVNFGKRYPTISKTLFRRLPPKPADYIDVARSVFESQFFDALSEFCKNEQGAEHFIHRVLGVSLADAKALSVELRK is encoded by the coding sequence ATGAATAAATCCCTTAATATCTCTGTTTTTAAAGACGCTCTCATCAGGGCCGGAATGAACCAATCGGACTTGGCGGATAAGCTGAACGTTTCCAGAGAGGCGGTATCAAAATGGGTTCAGGGTGGGGCATTCCCTCAGCCAGATAAACTGCTACGTATAGGGATGCTCCTGAAGTTGTCATTTGAGCAACTAGTTACAGTGGCATCGCCTACGCTTGTTCCAATCGTCACATTCCGAAGAAAGGCCCGCACGAAGACAAGAGACGAACACCTCGACAGCGCTCGCGAAACCGGCGAATTACTCAAACAATTGGTGAAATACCTGCCCGGTCAGGACTTGACTCAGCCTCCCACACTCAAAAATCCGATAAACAGCTACGATTACATCCAACGGGTAGCTGCGGATGTGCGTAAAGAGATGGGCCTGATGGGGAAGGAACGTATTGATTTTAAGGACATTATCGCTAAGTTCGACCGGCTTCACGCCGTGATCATCCCGGTCTTGTGGGGAGCCAGAGAATATCATGGTAATGCCCTGAATATTCACCTGCCCGACTCGAAGACGACTTGGATATTTCTAAACTTGGATAGCAATACTGTTGACTTCAAGTTCTGGATGGCTCATGAACTGGGCCATTCATTCGCGCCCACGCTTTCCGGAGAAGCTGGCGAGGATTTCGCCGACAGTTTCGCACAAGCTCTGCTTTTCCCTGAATCACATGCTGACAAACTTCATAATGTTTTACAGAGGATTCCCGGCATCGGGGCCAGGATCGAACGTGTCCGATCCGAGGCCATAAAGCATGTGATTTCGCCTTACACGATCCGCCTAGCATTGGAGGGATATGAACAAGCACGAGGCATCCCGAAAACTAAACTCGGTGACCTCTCGCCGTTCATGGGTTCGGTCGTGAACTTTGGGAAGAGATACCCTACTATTTCAAAGACTTTGTTCAGACGCCTTCCGCCAAAACCAGCCGACTATATCGACGTGGCCCGGTCTGTGTTCGAAAGCCAATTCTTTGACGCGCTATCCGAATTCTGCAAAAATGAGCAGGGGGCAGAACACTTCATTCACCGCGTGCTCGGGGTTTCCCTGGCAGACGCTAAAGCCCTGTCGGTGGAACTCCGGAAATGA
- a CDS encoding adenosine deaminase, whose amino-acid sequence MGAVEICVNPRRSAAGSLNIVLAPAAAFWYNSRNSTRTGAMLPTLETIKKLPKVLLHDHLDGGLRIDTVIELAKKERYPLPSDDPRELLDWFHRGANRGDLKLYLETFKVIYAVLQTEGALERVAYESILDLKQDNTVYVETRFAPFFHTKRGLTHDEIMEAVLKGLRQGSRETGISFGLIVCSMRGTEWAVPMAELAVKYREKGAVAFDLAGDEAGYPAKKYIEAFHYCQRENFNITIHAGEAFGAESIWQALQWCGAHRIGHGTRLVDDFVIEKGRVVGMGTLAQYVLDKRIPLECCLSSNIHTAAAESFASHPFRLFYTNRFRVTLNTDNRLMSDTSMSKELDIAARAYNLTMRDLEILTLNAMKSAFVHYDERCDIIYKVIKPAFAKLKLPRNT is encoded by the coding sequence GTGGGGGCAGTTGAAATCTGCGTCAATCCGCGCAGATCCGCGGCTGGTTCTCTCAATATAGTGCTCGCCCCCGCCGCCGCTTTCTGGTACAATTCGCGAAACTCGACCAGGACCGGGGCGATGCTGCCCACCTTAGAAACGATCAAGAAATTGCCCAAGGTGCTTTTACACGACCACCTCGATGGCGGCCTGCGGATTGACACGGTTATCGAGCTGGCGAAGAAGGAGCGCTATCCCCTCCCCTCTGACGATCCCCGAGAGCTCCTCGATTGGTTCCACCGCGGCGCGAACCGGGGGGATCTCAAACTCTACCTCGAAACGTTCAAGGTGATCTATGCCGTTCTCCAGACAGAGGGAGCGCTCGAGCGCGTGGCCTACGAATCGATCCTCGACCTGAAGCAAGACAACACTGTCTATGTCGAGACGCGGTTCGCCCCGTTCTTCCACACGAAAAGGGGGCTGACGCACGACGAGATCATGGAGGCGGTGCTCAAGGGGCTGCGCCAGGGATCGAGGGAGACGGGGATATCGTTCGGCCTCATCGTCTGCTCCATGCGCGGCACGGAGTGGGCGGTGCCGATGGCGGAGCTCGCCGTGAAGTACCGGGAAAAGGGCGCCGTCGCGTTCGATCTCGCCGGGGACGAGGCGGGCTACCCTGCCAAGAAGTATATCGAGGCGTTCCACTACTGCCAGCGGGAAAACTTCAACATCACCATTCACGCGGGTGAGGCGTTCGGCGCGGAATCGATCTGGCAGGCGCTCCAGTGGTGCGGCGCGCACCGCATCGGACATGGGACACGCCTCGTGGATGATTTCGTTATAGAAAAGGGGAGGGTGGTGGGAATGGGCACGCTCGCCCAGTACGTGCTGGACAAGCGCATCCCGCTGGAATGCTGCCTGAGCAGCAACATTCACACGGCCGCCGCGGAGAGCTTCGCCTCGCACCCCTTCCGCCTCTTCTACACGAACCGCTTCCGCGTCACGCTCAATACCGACAATCGTTTGATGAGCGACACCTCGATGAGCAAAGAGCTGGATATCGCGGCGCGCGCGTACAATCTCACCATGCGCGACCTTGAAATCCTCACGCTCAACGCGATGAAGAGCGCGTTCGTCCACTATGATGAGCGGTGCGACATCATCTATAAGGTAATCAAGCCGGCCTTCGCGAAGCTTAAGTTACCAAGAAATACCTGA